A region of the Sphingobium sp. HWE2-09 genome:
CGCGTCTGTCCGGGGCGATGAAGATCCTGCCCATAGCCACCGAAACGCCGCAGTCGATTTTCGGCCTGGGCAGCTATGGCGAGATTGCGGACCATCTGTGCGGCCTCACCTGGGGCGCAGAAGATCTGCCTGCCGCGATTGGCGCTGCCGGTAGCCGCCATGCCGATGGCAGCTATACCAACCCCTATGCAATGGTGCGCAGCCTGGCCTTGTTCGGCGCCCATGCCGCTGGCGTCGCAGCGATCGAAACCGTCTATCCCGCGATCAAGGACGAACAGGGGCTGGCAGCCTATGCAGCCCGCGGCGCTTTCGACGGGTTCACTGGTATGATGGCGCTTCATCCGCTACAGGTGCCGATCATCAACCACGCTTTCACGCCGACGGCGGAACAGATCGATCATGCGCGCCGGGTGATCGATGCTTTCTCCCAGATGCCGGAGGCAGGCGTGCTGATGCTCGACGGCAGGATGATCGACGCCCCGCACCTTGCGCA
Encoded here:
- a CDS encoding HpcH/HpaI aldolase/citrate lyase family protein, with amino-acid sequence MRLRSLLFVPGDRPERFAKAAASGADAMILDLEDSVSHGSRGKARDAVADYLAIPAATKRFVRINPVDGGWLDDDFAAARGADGIMLPKAEGAQTIRLILSRLSGAMKILPIATETPQSIFGLGSYGEIADHLCGLTWGAEDLPAAIGAAGSRHADGSYTNPYAMVRSLALFGAHAAGVAAIETVYPAIKDEQGLAAYAARGAFDGFTGMMALHPLQVPIINHAFTPTAEQIDHARRVIDAFSQMPEAGVLMLDGRMIDAPHLAQARKIMARAGLTP